The Panthera uncia isolate 11264 chromosome C2, Puncia_PCG_1.0, whole genome shotgun sequence genome contains a region encoding:
- the USF3 gene encoding basic helix-loop-helix domain-containing protein USF3 isoform X1, producing the protein MPEMTENETPTKKQHRKKNRETHNAVERHRKKKINAGINRIGELIPCSPALKQSKNMILDQAFKYITELKRQNDELLLNGGNNEQAEEIKKLRKQLEEIQKENGRYIELLKANDICLYDDPTIHWKGNLKNSKVSVVIPSDQVQKNIIVYSNGSQPCGNSQGTAVQGITFNVGHNLQKQTANVVPVQRTCNLVTPVSISGVYPSENKPWHQTTVSALAANQPVPLCLPATIPAQNILELSTSESESSVLGATNGPLIAVPIGPEPHQHRSVHTCLSDQSSPENKNGQESPKLLKKTVPCATGVPTTSSATATKVHHGSQSCLSIQDFRNDFQTTFVVSVTTTVCSQPPRSAGDACPVSISKGADSASVTAAVAPSAPAGGKTTTPVSTLSANPLDNSWTLSCSLPSSSVSASDLKNINSLTRISSAGNTQTTWTTLQLAGNTIQPLSQTPSSAVTPVLNESGSSPPTTSHSRHVTTGVNVNNSFPADGQVVEQVVVTLPSCPSLPMQPLIAQPQVKSQPPKSILPLNSAMQVIQMAQPVGSAVNAATANQNVIILQPPSTTPCPTVMRAEVPNQTVGQQIVIIQAANQNPLPLLSAPPPGSVRLPVSGANALLGSNSSVQNVSTPQTFGGKHLVHILPRPSSLSTSSSTQTFSVTMSNQQQPQTISLNGQLFALQPVMSSSGTTNQTPMQIIQPTTSEDPNTNVALNTFGALASLNQSISQMAGQSCVQLSISQPANPPTAASSQTIPVHSVSLTTTVASPMTTDNSATLPSTYSLVTTPSVNTVACLPNVKSKRFKKPGAKKHLAAHKSACPPNPVREVGKLACPGTEATAEPSCGDGLLESLPVVLPSVTMSQANCVSVSGSHSLDVLNPESVIPESVPKSKSTEESSSPSQASVMSEHFVMAPAKSKDSAPILQQEASQDKPPASLALSDAAKSCTSASVLIPSPNDPHLLVSQVSGLSSTTSTTSTDCASEVEIIAEPCRVEQDSSDTMQTTGLLKGQGLTALLSGLAKEKDPQKLSLSVPVDHPDFPSENSKMADSSVDLHPKQELLLMNSDDRGPGQHHSCVPDQEVINGSLLVSRQADSPMSTSSGSSRSFSVASMLPETTREDVTSNATTNTCDSCTFVEQTDIVALAARAIFDQENLEKGRAGTQADMREVTSKPSEASPLEGDQPFKTQMSKESGPGQAEATPNEFNSQDSIEATVDRSLGKPSCSVGIKTSNASLQVSTSQPPSITSLSVNNLIHQSTISHPLVSCAGLSQTAEQAPVPATVNLTVASSSYGGQPPGPALMTEYSQEQLNTITGTIPNPQVQEPLLKPSQESRKDSAKRAVQDDLLLSSAKRQKHCQPAPLRLEAMSLMNRTPDSISDQTQMMVSQLPPNSANSVVPISNPAHGDGLARLFPPSNNFGAPALRQTEVQCSSQNSVTEQQQTQASQHLQALQQHVPAQGVSHLHGNHLYLKQQQQQQQQQQAGQLRERHHLYQLQRHAPHAESSVHSQPHNVHQQRTLQQEVQMQKKRNLVQGTQASQLSLQPKHHGTDQSRPKSGQPHPHHQQMQQQMQQHFGSSQPEKSCENPSTSRSHHNHPQNHLSQDMIHQQQDVGSRQQGSGVSSEHVSGHNPLQRLLTSRGIEQQMVSQPSIVTRPSDMPCTPHRPERNRVSSYSAEALIGKTSSNSEQRMGMSLQGSRVSDQLEMRSYLDVPRNKSLAVHNMQGRVDHTVASDIRLTDCQTFKPSGASQQPQSNFEVQSSRNSEIGNPVSSLRSMQSQAFRISQNPGPPPIDRQKRLSYPPVQSIPTGNAIPPRDSENTCHQSFMQSLLAPHLGDQVLGSQRSLSEHQRNTQCGPSSAIDYNCPPTHESVHIRRESESQNRESCDMSLGAINTRNSTLNIPFSSSSSSGDIQGRNTSPNVSVQKSNPMRITDSHGTKGHMNPPVTTNMHGVARPALPHPSVSHGNAEQGPPVRPTNSSVPQRSRHPLQDSSGSKIRQPERNRSGNQRHSNVFDPSLPHLPLSTSGSMILGRQQATTEKRGSIVRFMPDSPQVPNDNSAPDQHTLSQNFGFPFIPEGGMNPPINANTSFIPQVTQPSATRTPALIPVDPQNTLPSFYPPYSPAHPTLSNDISIPYFSNQMFSNPSTEKVNSGSLNNRFGSILSPPRPVGFAQPSFPLLPDMPPMHMTNSHLSNFNMTSLFPEIATALPDGSAMSPLLTIANSSASDSSKQSSNRPAHNISHILGHDCSSAV; encoded by the exons AGCAAGAATATGATCCTGGACCAAGCCTTTAAATATATAACAGAACTGAAAAGGCAAAATGATGAACTCCTGCTTAATGGAGGAAACAATGAACAAG ctgaagaaattaaaaagctaCGTAAACAATTGgaagaaattcaaaaagaaaatggccgATATATTGAATTACTGAAAGCAAATGACATATGCCTATATGATGACCCTACAATCCACTGGAAAGGAAATCTTAAAAACTCAAAGGTCTCTGTTGTTATTCCCAGTGATCAGGTTCAAAAAAATATCATTGTTTATTCCAACGGGAGTCAGCCTTGTGGAAATAGCCAGGGAACAGCTGTTCAGGGGATAACCTTTAATGTTGGTCATAATTTACAAAAGCAGACCGCCAATGTGGTGCCAGTACAGAGGACTTGCAATCTTGTGACTCCTGTGTCTATTTCTGGAGTTTACCCTTCTGAAAACAAGCCATGGCATCAGACCACAGTTTCTGCATTGGCTGCCAACCAGCCTGTTCCTCTTTGTCTTCCTGCTACCATTCCTGCTCAAAATATTCTCGAGCTTTCCACCTCTGAAAGCGAATCAAGCGTGCTTGGTGCCACCAACGGCCCACTGATCGCAGTTCCCATTGGGCCTGAACCTCACCAACATCGTTCCGTGCACACGTGTCTAAGTGATCAAAGTTCTCCTGAAAATAAGAATGGGCAAGAGAGCCCCAAATTATTGAAGAAAACAGTCCCTTGTGCCACAGGCGTCCCCACCACTTCCTCAGCGACTGCCACTAAAGTGCACCACGGAAGCCAGTCCTGCCTGAGCATCCAGGATTTCAGAAATGATTTTCAAACCACCTTTGTTGTCTCAGTTACCACCACAGTCTGTTCCCAGCCTCCCAGATCTGCAGGTGATGCTTGTCCAGTGAGCATCAGCAAGGGTGCAGACTCGGCGAGTGTTACCGCAGCGGTGGCCCCTTCTGCCCCTGCAGGAGGGAAGACCACCACTCCTGTAAGCACTCTTTCTGCAAACCCTTTGGACAATAGTTGGactctttcttgttctttgccTTCTTCCAGTGTTAGTGCTTCGGATTTGAAAAACATTAATAGCCTTACCCGAATTTCCTCCGCTGGAAACACACAGACGACGTGGACTACTTTGCAACTGGCGGGAAACACTATTCAGCCCTTAAGCCAGACACCTTCTTCTGCAGTGACTCCGGTATTAAATGAGTCTGGTAGCAGCCCTCCCACGACCAGCCACAGTAGACACGTCACTACGGGCGTCAACGTGAATAATTCCTTTCCGGCAGATGGGCAGGTGGTTGAGCAAGTAGTTGTCACCTTGCCTTCTTGTCCATCTTTACCTATGCAGCCACTAATTGCCCAACCACAAGTTAAATCTCAGCCTCCAAAAAGTATCCTTCCATTGAATTCAGCAATGCAAGTGATTcagatggctcagccagttgggtcGGCTGTGAATGCAGCTACAGCTAATCAAAATGTTATCATTCTTCAGCCCCCCAGCACCACCCCTTGCCCAACAGTGATGAGAGCAGAGGTTCCCAACCAAACAGTAGGTCAGCAGATAGTGATCATACAGGCAGCTAATCAGAACCCTTTGCCGCTCCTCTCAGCTCCACCTCCTGGTTCTGTTCGACTCCCTGTCAGTGGAGCCAATGCTCTACTAGGGTCTAATAGTTCAGTGCAAAATGTTTCGACCCCCCAGACTTTTGGAGGAAAGCATCTTGTCCATATATTACCAAGACCTTCATCTCTATCAACATCTAGTTcaacacaaactttttctgttacCATGTCAAACCAACAACAGCCTCAAACCATTTCTTTAAATGGACAGCTCTTTGCTTTGCAGCCTGTGATGTCCTCATCAGGAACTACAAATCAAACCCCTATGCAAATTATCCAACCCACCACCAGCGAAGATCCAAACACCAATGTTGCCCTGAATACATTTGGAGCTTTGGCCAGCCTCAATCAAAGCATATCACAGATGGCTGGGCAGAGCTGTGTACAGTTGTCTATTAGCCAGCCTGCCAATCCCCCAACTGCCGCAAGTAGTCAAACCATCCCAGTTCACAGTGTTTCATTAACAACAACGGTAGCATCTCCCATGACAACCGATAATTCTGCCACACTACCCAGTACTTATAGTCTGGTAACTACTCCCTCAGTGAACACTGTAGCTTGTTTACCTAATGTGAAGTCAAAAAGGTTTAAGAAGCCAGGTGCCAAGAAACACTTAGCAGCTCACAAGTCCGCATGTCCCCCGAATCCAGTCAGAGAAGTGGGCAAGTTAGCCTGCCCCGGCACTGAAGCCACAGCAGAGCCGTCATGTGGTGATGGACTGCTGGAAAGCCTCCCTGTCGTGTTACCGTCTGTCACCATGTCCCAGGCAAATTGTGTGAGTGTTTCTGGTTCACATTCTTTGGATGTTCTGAATCCTGAATCCGTGATACCCGAATCTGTCCCCAAATCTAAGTCAACAGAAGAGTCTAGCTCACCCTCCCAAGCATCTGTAATGAGTGAACATTTTGTAATGGCCCCAGCAAAATCCAAAGATTCTGCCCCCATTCTGCAGCAAGAGGCATCTCAGGATAAGCCACCAGCTAGTTTGGCATTGTCAGATGCTGCCAAATCCTGCACTTCAGCCAGTGTGTTGATTCCATCTCCAAATGATCCCCACCTTTTGGTTTCTCAGGTTTCTGGGCTCTCATCCACCACTAGCACTACAAGCACTGACTGTGCTTCTGAGGTAGAAATCATTGCTGAACCTTGCAGGGTGGAGCAAGACTCATCAGATACGATGCAAACGACAGGTCTGTTAAAGGGGCAGGGTTTGACTGCATTGCTGTCTGGTCTTGCTAAAGAAAAAGACCCTCAGAAATTGTCTCTTTCGGTGCCGGTGGACCATCCTGACTTTCCTTCTGAAAATTCTAAAATGGCGGATTCAAGTGTCGATTTACATCCCAAACAGGAGCTGTTACTGATGAACAGTGATGACAGAGGTCCGGGGCAACACCACTCCTGCGTCCCTGATCAGGAGGTTATTAATGGCTCTTTGCTTGTCAGCAGGCAGGCCGACTCTCCCATGTCCACCAGCTCTGGCAGTAGTCGTAGTTTCTCAGTTGCATCCATGCTTCCTGAAACAACGAGAGAGGATGTCACCAGCAATGCAACAACGAATACCTGTGACAGCTGTACCTTTGTAGAGCAAACTGATATAGTTGCTCTTGCTGCAAGAGCTATTTTTGACCAGGAGAACCTTGAGAAGGGAAGAGCTGGCACCCAGGCTGATATGAGGGAGGTTACTTCAAAGCCTTCTGAAGCCTCACCTTTAGAGGGAGACCAGCCTTTCAAAACACAGATGTCTAAAGAGAGTGGCCCAGGACAGGCAGAAGCAACACCAAATGAATTTAATTCTCAGGACTCAATCGAAGCAACTGTGGATAGATCCCTCGGAAAACCAAGTTGTTCTGTAGGAATCAAAACATCAAATGCCTCTTTACAGGTTTCGACTTCTCAGCCACCAAGCATCACCAGTTTAAGTGTCAATAATCTTATCCACCAGAGCACCATCAGCCATCCTCTGGTCAGCTGTGCTGGTCTATCCCAAACTGCAGAGCAAGCACCTGTTCCGGCAACGGTTAATCTGACCGTTGCATCTAGTTCCTACGGTGGTCAGCCTCCCGGGCCAGCTCTGATGACCGAATATTCCCAAGAACAGCTAAACACCATTACTGGCACCATACCAAATCCACAGGTTCAAGAGCCACTCTTAAAGCCAAGTCAGGAAAGCCGCAAAGACTCCGCCAAGCGTGCTGTCCAAGACGACCTTTTATTGTCTTCAGCTAAACGTCAAAAGCACTGTCAGCCAGCCCCGCTGAGGCTTGAAGCTATGTCGCTGATGAACCGCACTCCGGACAGCATTTCTGATCAGACTCAGATGATGGTCAGTCAGCTCCCTCCCAACTCTGCAAACTCTGTTGTGCCTATTAGCAACCCAGCACATGGAGATGGCCTCGCACGATTATTTCCACCGAGTAACAATTTTGGGGCCCCTGCATTGAGACAAACGGAAGTTCAATGCAGTTCTCAGAATTCAGTTACCGAGCAGCAGCAAACCCAGGCCAGTCAACATCTCCAGGCCCTGCAACAGCATGTTCCAGCCCAAGGGGTATCTCACCTGCACGGTAACCACCTCTACttaaagcagcagcagcagcagcagcagcagcagcaagcagGACAGTTAAGAGAGAGGCATCACTTGTACCAACTGCAGCGTCACGCGCCTCATGCAGAGAGCTCTGTCCACTCTCAGCCACATAACGTCCACCAACAGAGAACTCTCCAGCAGGAAGtccagatgcagaaaaagaggaatctCGTTCAGGGCACTCAGGCCTCTCAGCTTTCCTTACAACCAAAGCACCATGGAACTGACCAGTCCCGCCCCAAGAGTGGTCAGCCACATCCCCACCATCAGCAGATGCAGCAACAGATGCAGCAACATTTTGGAAGTTCCCAGCCAGAGAAGAGTTGTGAAAACCCTTCGACCAGCCGGAGCCACCACAACCATCCCCAGAACCATCTCAGTCAAGATATGATACACCAGCAGCAGGATGTTGGAAGCAGGCAGCAAGGTTCGGGGGTTTCTTCTGAACATGTATCTGGGCATAATCCATTGCAGAGGCTTTTGACTTCAAGGGGCATAGAGCAACAAATGGTGTCCCAGCCCAGTATTGTGACTAGGCCTTCAGACATGCCCTGTACTCCACACAGGCCAGAGAGAAATAGAGTTTCAAGTTATTCTGCCGAGGCACTTATTGGAAAGACATCTTCTAACTCAGAGCAGAGAATGGGCATGTCACTTCAGGGTTCCAGAGTTTCAGATCAGCTTGAAATGAGAAGCTATCTTGATGTTCCCAGAAATAAGAGTTTGGCCGTTCACAATATGCAGGGTCGCGTGGACCATACTGTTGCCTCGGATATCCGCCTTACTGACTGTCAGACGTTTAAACCAAGTGGAGCCAGTCAGCAGCCCCAGAGTAATTTTGAAGTACAATCTTCAAGAAATAGTGAAATAGGTAACCCGGTATCATCATTGAGGAGTATGCAGTCCCAGGCTTTTCGAATTAGTCAAAACCCTGGTCCACCACCAATCGACCGCCAAAAGAGATTATCTTATCCACCAGTTCAGAGTATTCCGACAGGAAATGCCATCCCACCAAGGGACAGTGAGAACACATGCCACCAGAGTTTCATGCAGAGTTTACTTGCCCCTCACCTTGGTGATCAGGTCCTTGGAAGCCAGAGGTCACTCTCAGAACATCAGAGGAACACACAGTGTGGTCCATCCTCTGCAATTGACTATAATTGTCCCCCAACCCATGAAAGTGTCCATAttagaagagagagtgagagtcaaAACAGGGAGAGTTGTGACATGTCCCTAGGTGCGATTAACACCAGGAACAGCACCCTGAATATTCCTTTCTCAAGTTCTTCTTCTTCAGGAGATATTCAGGGTCGAAACACAAGTCCCAATGTGTCTGTACAGAAGTCCAATCCCATGAGGATAACTGATAGTCATGGGACCAAGGGCCACATGAACCCTCCGGTCACAACCAACATGCATGGGGTTGCAAGGCCAGCTTTGCCCCATCCGTCTGTGTCTCACGGAAATGCTGAACAAGGGCCTCCTGTACGTCCAACTAACTCTTCAGTTCCCCAGCGATCAAGGCATCCCTTGCAAGACAGCAGTGGTTCCAAAATTCGTCAACCTGAAAGGAATCGTTCCGGAAACCAAAGACATAGTAATGTCTTTGACCCAAGTCTTCCCCATCTTCCTCTGTCCACTAGTGGCAGTATGATTCTTGGACGCCAACAAGCCActacagagaagagaggaagtatTGTTCGTTTCATGCCCGATAGCCCACAAGTACCTAATGATAACTCAGCGCCTGACCAGCATACACTATCACAAAATTTCGGTTTTCCTTTTATTCCCGAGGGTGGCATGAATCCACCAATAAATGCTAATACTTCTTTCATTCCACAGGTTACTCAGCCTAGTGCCACTCGAACGCCAGCTCTTATCCCTGTAGATCCCCAAAATACTCTGCCGTCCTTCTATCCCCCCTACTCCCCTGCTCATCCTACACTGTCTAATGATATTTCCATCCCCTATTTTTCTAATCAAATGTTCTCAAATCCTAGCACTGAGAAAGTAAACAGTGGAAGCTTAAATAACCGATTTGGATCAATTCTGTCTCCTCCTAGACCTGTTGGTTTTGCTCAACCAAGTTTTCCTCTGCTCCCTGACATGCCACCAATGCACATGA